Within Bacteroidia bacterium, the genomic segment CTCCATCCATTCAACAACCTTCCCATCAAGGTTTTCCTGGATAGCAGTATGTGTCATGCCGGTGGTTGCAGTAGCGCCGTGCCAATGCTTTTCATTTGGTTCAAACCAAACGATATCCCCTGGATGAATTTCTTCAATTGGGCCTCTTTCACTTTGTACCCAACCAGAGCCGGAGGTAACAATCAGGGTTTGTCCTAATGGATGTGTATGCCATGCTGTTCTGGCGCCCGGTTCAAATGTTACACTCGCTGAAGCGCCGCGTCTTGCATCATTGGCCGCGAACAATGGGTCGATGCGTACATTGCCGGTGAACCAATCTTCCGGACCTTTAACTGAAGGTTGTGTGCCTATTCTTGTTATTTCCATAATTAAATTTTTTGTTGTTCTTATTATTTTAGTCTTTATTTTTTATCCTCACAACAACCATACTATCTACATAATTACCCTTAGTTATTTTAAATTTTTACTGAAAAATGATGTCAACTTATCAAACGGGATTAAATCTGTTTTGTCATATAAATCCACGTGTCCCGCACCTTTAATGTAAACCAATTCTTTTGGTTGCGCCGCCCGTTTGTAAGCATCTTCACTAAATTCTTTTGAATGTGCCTGGTCGCCTGTGATAAAAAGCATTGGCCGTGGAGAAATAGTTTCTATATCGTTAAAAGGATAGAAATTATTAAATTTAGTATTGCTGCTTAATGTGGGATGAGTAGTTGTTTCGGGAGAACCTCCTTTGGGCGTATATTCTCCTCTTGGTGTACGGTAAAAATCAAAGAATTCACGTTGTATTGGATTTGTGTTAGCATCTAATTTATGAACCGTTCCCCCAGTATATTCTGTTTTGCCACCAGTAAATTCTACATAACGCTGCGCTGCGGCAGCTCTTTGTATTTCTTTTCTTTGTTCCAGTGTTTGCGAATGGTTTAATCCATCTCTATTTACGGCACCCATATTGTACATACTTACGGTGGCGATCGCTTTCATTCTCGGGTCAATTTTAGCCGCACTAATTACAAAACTTCCGCTGCCACAAACGCCGATAATACCGATATTGTTTCTATCTACAAAGTCACGTGTGCCCAAGAAATCAACGGCGGCATTAAAATCTTCGGCATACATATCAGGCAACACGGCGTTACGAGGTTCGCCTGCGCTTGCTCCCCAAAAAGATAAATCAATTGCCATAGTTATAAATCCCCTGTCTGCCATATTAGATGCATATAAATCTGCACTTTGCTCTTTTACCGCCCCCATTGGATGCCCCACAATGATTGCAGGATGTTTTTCTCTTCTATCAAAGTTTTTTGGAATAAAAAGATGCCCTGCAACATCCATTTTATATAGATTTTTGAATGTAACGCTGTACATTTCAACATTATCACTCACCTTAAACGTGGTATAATTTTTTGGATTAATCTTTTCCATTTGTTCTGCTTTTATTGATTGTTCTTTATTTTCTGACTTATTCGTTTTATCTGAGTTTTGTGTACAGGCTTGCACAAC encodes:
- a CDS encoding cupin domain-containing protein, with the protein product MEITRIGTQPSVKGPEDWFTGNVRIDPLFAANDARRGASASVTFEPGARTAWHTHPLGQTLIVTSGSGWVQSERGPIEEIHPGDIVWFEPNEKHWHGATATTGMTHTAIQENLDGKVVEWMEKVTDEQYSSNSSK
- a CDS encoding alpha/beta hydrolase, whose translation is MYSVTFKNLYKMDVAGHLFIPKNFDRREKHPAIIVGHPMGAVKEQSADLYASNMADRGFITMAIDLSFWGASAGEPRNAVLPDMYAEDFNAAVDFLGTRDFVDRNNIGIIGVCGSGSFVISAAKIDPRMKAIATVSMYNMGAVNRDGLNHSQTLEQRKEIQRAAAAQRYVEFTGGKTEYTGGTVHKLDANTNPIQREFFDFYRTPRGEYTPKGGSPETTTHPTLSSNTKFNNFYPFNDIETISPRPMLFITGDQAHSKEFSEDAYKRAAQPKELVYIKGAGHVDLYDKTDLIPFDKLTSFFSKNLK